The segment ACTAAATAGAATTATCGCTATTAGAATAAGTTATATACAATCTGAAACTGATAATAATACATTTTACATCTcttgtttttttatcttttttcagACATACCCATGTGGTCAATTGACTCCTCGACCAGACAAATCCTGTTTGTCAAGAAATATTTAactacaattatttttaatatttcaatctTTTCTACAAACTGTCATAAGAATATAGATATGACAACTTTTTATCTTGTAGATAAGTAATTTACATTCTAGAATACGGTTTGCGTGATATAATCAACATTTCTCCTTCTCCTCCAACAATATCTCGTCGTCAGTTTTGACCATGTTCCTATTTTATTGTACATGTTCTTCTTTACATCTCCCTCGGGTAGCAAGAAATATCATTTTTTGTGCCTAATTAATAGCATCAATTTAATTCTCAACGCTAAAGATACTGCACCTATCTTGGGAATGCAACTCatgatttgatattttctttgcATACATTTGTAGTTGGACCACTCCATTATTGTATCTggggctgggcattttatccgttaaatttgattcgattcgttatccgttgctattcgattcgaaaattccgaatatccgtaagctttcgaagcaaagcaaatactaaaattcaatatccgtcaaaatcgaagcaaatcacaaatattaaaattttgggaagcgaatatccgatccaatccgtcaatatataaatacatgtatattttgattatatttaaagttttaaatgtataaaattatataattattattctaatatattatttgatagattctattcatattattacttatataaaagtattacataaaaggaagagaaaatatttacgataattataatttttttttaagttttgtgttattataattttaactaagtttaaaaatttacaaaatatgaagattcattgctttttttaatttttatcttttatatcatgcaaaaaatatattttacaaaacaaatttgtatcaaatttttaagattatttgtattaatcaaaacaaatgagagatccgtaagtatccgcgaatatccgcaaatatctatttattttccggatatccgtttttccgaatatccgtatttttccgaagcaaagcaaatcgaaaaatcagatatccgtaacattcgaagcaaatcacaaataccttcaaaaacccgaatatccgatccgtgcccaggcctaacGACTCTTACATTTATAATTTGGACCATATTCTTAACCTAACTAACCCAGGAATAAACAAGAATATATATCAAAGTAACATGCATGCGACAAGAAACCTGAATCAGTAAATCTATAAAACATAGTATAACTGAGAAAAGGTAAAACATACGTACTGCCTACTAAAAAGGttcttatttatataacttGTAATTACAACACCGTATAAGCTTTTAATCAAAACACCGTATATAGGTATTTCGTTGAATATATATCAGCTATTTCATTGTTACCCTAATATATGAACAAAAATTAAGAACAAAATAGAGACATGGATAACGACAGAGACAGGGACTCACTCAAAATGACAAATGAGTCAATGACACAGCACGCCCGTCACCTCCCTCCGGCTGCTCCAGCTCCACCACATTAAAGCTCACacagaaagaagagagagatgaagtttTATGAATATAACACTCTGACCTTCTTCTTGTCTTATCACAGACAAATCTCTCACGTTCCTTTTTCCTCATCCAAACCTTTATCTATCTCTTCTTCAGCACCATCTCTTTACTGTATGGGTTGTCGAGATATTCTGCTGACTTTCTCCGTTGCTCTCTTACTCATCTCTCTGTTTCAGATCTGGCTTTTCCGGGAAGGACAACTCCGGGAACGGTCAGAAGACAGCCAGGTTGGAAAAGACGGGAATACCCTCGCCTCTAAGAACAAGAAGGACGATGATGTTCAACGTCTCTTCCAAAGGTACTTCAAGGATCTAAACGATAGCAACCGTCGCTTTGAAGATTCCTACAGACAGATCCCTAGCTCCCCAGATCGCCTCCACAACTAGCTAGTtccttaagttttttttttctattcctTTATTTTCTTCCATCTTTTCGACTCTTATTGTCCAAATTATCCTTGTTTTTTTACCTCACTTGTTAAAGTATGTATTCTTAAATAAGAGAATTTTGGTAATTCACATTTGAATGACAATTGTTAGCCATTGTGTATATcaaaatcgttttttttttatcatttcagAATTCTGAAGAGATCTACTAGAACTCTAGAAGTTATGACAATATCTCTTTATGATTGATcagtttttataattattaaaaatgtatttatataataaactgttttacaaatattaatattatattattccGAATCTTTAAAGAGTTTATTTACCATTATTGAAAATGCTTTGAGTTTGTTGGTTCACCAAGTCCATATACTTCTACATCTTTACAATTTACTAATGCAAATCCATGTTTGATAAATGCACATtctttaaattaaacaaaaacttcCATCTCATTTTTTAGAAGACAAAACTTAGGTTTACTCTCTATAGTGAACTTTTAAATTCATTTCTCTTTTAAAATCAATCAAATTGCAACATAAactattaaacaaaaatattgaattaaaataaaataggagTTGTTAAAAAAGCTAAAAAGAATAACGTCAATTTTAGCGACAATAATATCGTCagtcaaaccctaaaccctaaattttaaatcctataccctaagtTATAATCCTAAAATACCCCAAACCCATGTCCTATATTTTAAACTCaagggttttgagaggagaAGTGGAGTAGTGAGGTAGGCCTTGAGGTAAGACAGGGCTAACACTCACTTATCGGTCCACTGGAAATCTTTGGGATNNNNNNNNNNNNNNNNNNNNNNNNNNNNNNNNNNNNNNNNNNNNNNNNNNNNNNNNNNNNNNNNNNNNNNNNNNNNNNNNNNNNNNNNNNNNNNNNNNNNTTATATAACGTAATTTTGGGAGGACAAATTATTAGATAGATGTATACACATAGCAAGTAAGATATTCTAAGGACAGCTCCAATGGTGTgcagaaaacataaattttgatttaaccAAAGGAACAAAGAGGAACAATATATTCTTTAACATTCCTTAAAATAAGTTATCATTAGTGAGAAATAATTTTTGCTTTTCattatttcttatttcattTTTCTGTAGAAAATTGTAGTACAAATTTATTCCTTATTAattttgataagaaatcatcatttccaaaattttatccctattcatttttttctatttattcttAAATTCATCTTCAATGATCATCATTTTgagacaaaaaatgaaaaagtgaATAGTATTACATCATATTTGAAGGAACACTATTTACAAattcattttgattttaattttttttagggAGAATTGCCaagtgtgactcaaaacttggagtcaaacccaaaagaataccccaacttgggtcaaaggcaaaagtaatctaaaaggctattgaaattacaactatctccttgtgaataaacaaaaaaacggatttttttttacgtttctacccctcgcaagtcgtctgtttagacgacttgaaaataagtcgtccagacgacttaacttaaagtcgtctggacagttattcttaaacataatttaaaaattttgtaaaaaatattttgataagtgaaaaattggaattatgtaattaatatatgtcttaagagatataaattaatatataacaaatttcaattgttttcagcccagatgagtgaaagtagtgagtcatgatattctttagtttatgtttcatcaacatatgttgtagtattgtatgtgttcttagggttagattttggaaagcattaaaaccgtttttgaaattttttaaaattacctaagcgtgttcatttctgtgtatagtaaacactattgaagtataatttaattttataacatggttagtaagttaatttagtcattttagtttagaggttcattttagggtctgggatgacttaatatttagtcttctgtgcacagacgactaaatattaggtcgtctgatgtacattatcagccagaataagtcgtctaaaccggaccaaaccttaaagtttaccaatgcaCTTTTAAatctaaccggattatttacccaatatataaggtgattttttttttattttccgcgaaattcagaaaccctaacagttctctctcaccggcgatatcaaatgcgattcgaattcccactatttccgaacaaaccatcgttctcaacgtcggctatctatctcacttcattctcaccgttgtcgccgcagcttcttctaaccctagcgccgccgattcctctaaaccctagcgcccccgcttccactatttccgaacaaaccgtcgccctcgccaccgtgctcaccaacgttgtCACCGCTgcttcctctaaacactagctagcaccgccgcttcttctaaaccctaacgccgccgcttcttctctgtaaaccgtagcgccgtttctctgtaaaccctaacgccggtaagtcatcaatctcgaggaaaagatgaacataaaacgttgtctctatcaatttactcattctcaccgtttcacgtttattttttcagatctataaccacaacgacgagtactccaactccttctgcgactcatcaggtccgcttgaaatttttctagtggaagacttgtaagtaagtcgtctggaaagtcttccaactggacgacttagtaaacgacttaaatataagtcgtccatttggaagactttccagacgacttaaatataagtcgtcaactaagtcgtccagttggacgactttccagacgacttatattaaagtcgtctggagtaacaattaaggcgtgattgatttagcttgtgttctgacttctattgttgtctttgattattttgcagacaaaaacgatggatattccagaactcccccgtaggttatacacattaggggaagagccagaaccccagcatagcatttcgtatcatacagATAAcaagaagttgcatactgctcttagggaagctctcactgatgatgaatttgaagagctcaaggagtcgagggTGGGaattttcatcaagttcaaggagcagggatttggttgggcttcaaggctggttcactacatgctctgtttaaagctggacattaagaagaagtacgagatgtggtctctcgttggtccagaacctgtgaggttttcactgttagagtttgaa is part of the Raphanus sativus cultivar WK10039 chromosome 5, ASM80110v3, whole genome shotgun sequence genome and harbors:
- the LOC108859487 gene encoding CLAVATA3/ESR (CLE)-related protein 43-like produces the protein MKFYEYNTLTFFLSYHRQISHVPFSSSKPLSISSSAPSLYCMGCRDILLTFSVALLLISLFQIWLFREGQLRERSEDSQVGKDGNTLASKNKKDDDVQRLFQRYFKDLNDSNRRFEDSYRQIPSSPDRLHN